AAGCTTGAGACAATGGACACTCTCCTCCTACCATTAGTCAACTTGGTAGCTTGTAGCTCATTACACCCTGGCTCCTCCGATGGATTAACAAACCTCTCTAAAGATTTGCAATCCTCAATACATAATTCCTCCAAAGATATTAAGGCACCGAGAAAATGAACTTCGACTAGCCCAGTGCAAGAAGACACCTCAGCTTCTCTCAGTTTTCTTAAACTTGATGGAAAGGATAATCTTTTGACAAGTTCACACCTTCTAATAGTCAACTTTTCCAACTGAGGAAGCCCGTCGAGTTGTACTTGTTTCACTTGAGTGCGATCAAGCTCTAGAATTGTCAAGTTCGACGGAAGTTGTTCGAGGGATTCAAAATCTAATCCGTTCATAGTAAGTTCCGTCAATAGAGAAAGCGGACCTAACTCTGTAGGCGGTGCACGGACATTTAAAAGGCACAAGTGCTGCTTCCTCAATTTGGATAACCTCCCTATCCATTGCAAGTCACAAGTTTTTATATTTGATGTGGTGTCAGATTCAGAACCATCAGATAGGAGCAGTTCAACTATATTAGTAAGGTTTGAGAGGTTAGGGACAGTCTGCAATGAACTAGATCTCAATCGTAGAGTGGTCAAACTTCTAGGGAGCTCTGGTAACTCTTGGAGCTTATGACAATGCTCTAAGTCCAGTGTTTGGAGGCAACAAAGCTGGCTCATTGTATTGGGCACTTTCACAATCGGTGTGGATGATACATTGAGAGATGACAGGCTTGATAGTCTTCCAATGGAATCTTGTAATACTGTAATAGGCGTGTGAGATACATCCAACTTCATCAATGACTCTAATTTCGAAACTGATTGGGGAGTTCACTCAAGCTATCACAATTCCTAAGAGAGAGGTGCTGAAGATTCGGTAGCTCTCCAATTTGTTCTGGCAATTTTCCAAGACTCTGACATGACTCAATACTCAAATCAGTCAACCACTGTAGATTTCCAATAGAACAGtcaatttccatcaaagatGAACATTTAGAAATACTCAACTTCTCTAAAACTAAGTATTGAGAAAAGGTTGGTGTCCTATAAATCAACGTATTATTCTCAAGAGTGAGAACCTTCAATTTCCTCCCATCCTACAAAAGCAATGAAGCATCGGCATGGACAATTGGATGTCTATACAAGAAATACACAGGAATTTAGGCTCCTAACTTGGATCATTTGTCCTTTGATCCTCTcactaaatgagaaaattagactATAAATACATTGAATTTTGTCCTTCattgaataagaaaattagaCTGAGAGGAAAACTGACATACCTTGATCAGGCCCCTGACATGATCATCCGTGAACCCATGGCCAACGAAATTCCCCACAACCACATTTTCTAGATGCAAATTGGTTGCCTCAAAACGTGGATGACGTTCGGAACTTTTATCAGGGTAAAACACACTAATCCATTTCAATTCGGAAAGACAGCCCGTAAAGTCGCCTTGGCAGGTTATGTTATGCAACCACAGCAGCCGAAGATGTGGGAAACGTTTAATTTCCTCCGCAGTGACGGTTAAGTTATTATCAGTCTTTGACAATTTTGTCAAATCCAGTGCTTGAACGCTACTCTTGATCTGCCAATGACATTGAGGAGCAGGAATTTGTCAATATCATATGTTTTTATTCCgttgaagaggaaaaaaaatggaacataAGAGGAGCTCTCAATTTAGAAAGACAAATCCTTAATAATGAACACAGTAAGTAATTTTCTATTCGAATTAAATTTGGTCACCACATTACCTCTGTTGATCTTAATTCGCGAATGATATCGTCTGAAGCCCACAACCTGGAACGCTCTTGATTAGCAATTgcccttccaagatctctaaattgatcatgcatccaaaacttaTTTTCATCTAAAACCTTTATAGTGCATCGGTTAATAAGGACATCAATAGCATACTCTGGGCTGAACCCACAATCTTTCCATGCAAAGACTGGATTAGTCTTATCTTTATCAAtgaaaaagcatgcaatatcgAGAAATATCTGCCGCTGATCCATTTCTAAGGCATCATAGGTAATCCTTAGCTTTCCCAAGACATCGCTACTTGGTGTTTTTCTTAGCTTCTCTAGCATCTCTTGccatatttttcctctttctgaagaAAAAGCAATGAACCTATTGCTTGAAGAGCTGAAGGGAGTCCACCCGTAGTAGAGATGATGTCTTTTGAAGTGTCATATAGTTTGTCTGGAGGAAAGTCAGCATCGAAGGCATGCCTGCTAAAAAGTTGAAGTGCATCTTTGTCGCTTAACACCTCCATTTCATAAGGCACAATTTCATACTTCAATCCTCTGATTTTTATGACACTTTTGTCCCTAGTGGTAACAAGTATCCTAGTACCATTGTACAGAGAATCAATTCCAATAAGGTATTCGATTTGGTTTCCctcatcaacatcatccaatACAACTAGTACCTTCTTGTTGCAAATTGTTTCTCTAATTGTATTGATTCCATAGTCAATGTTATCAATATTTCGAGCCACTCTAGAATTAGAGATATCGGATAACAATTGTTCTTGCAACTTGATTAGGCCTTTGGTTTTTGCTGTTTCCCTTACACCATCAAGAAAGCTACAATTTTTCCCAAAGCGAGGACATAGTTGGTTATAGATGATCTTGGCAAGTGTTGATTTACCAATACCgcccattccataaattccaataacCCGCACACCACCGGATTGGATGTCCAATAGACCATTTATGGCTGCTATTCGATCCTCCATTCCAACTAAATCTCTAGTCACTTTTCTTTGTCTTGTCTTGAGCCTAACCACAACCTCGAAAACAACAGCCTCGATAAGATCCCCATCGCTGCGACAAAGTTGAACAGTTTCAATTGTGAAGTGGTAACAAATTTGTTTAATTGCACGTTGACCAACCATCTACTAAGTTAACCGGTTGGGAACACGaggttaaaaatttatgaagggAAAACTCttattaaaaagaatagaaaaggaGTATATAAATAAGTGGTTCTTATTCAAATATCAAACAATTATTTGTTGTATCCCTTTCATAGATCAATTTCATAAACTAATGAAAAGGTAGATACTGATTAGTAAAGTGATGAAGCCAGGAATCTAATGTTGACAGTCTCTTATTGCACGTGAGAAATAACACAACGTAAGAGACCAATATAAAAGTAGTGCAAGAAAAGGTACTTTTGTGTTTTACCGACGTAATAATACTAAACTAAACAGCTCGAAGTTTTCTAAgttcattttatttgaatttcatcGTGTTCGAAGACACTAAACTTTGACTCTGCCTTATTATTTCACTTATAAACACGCATGCACGTGGCACGCTTTTGCGTGAGGTTTACCCAGCAGTTTACTTTTCATGGTCACTCTACCTGGTAGTCATACGCGATATCACATGTCTATAGACATTTGTCTTCATGATCATGAGACAACTAGTTTTGGGGTGTCAAGAGGCAACTAGAATTATCCAACGAAAAATGGCACGAAACAAACGGGACTTGACCAAGACTAATTACGTTACCCTAAAAACTTCAGGAACATGATGAATTTACAAACCTTAACATCCATTACCAGTTTAAGTTGAAGgaatagagaaagagaaatgttCCTTTAGCTCTACCCACGTTAATGGACGGAAAAAAATTGACCTGTCATTAGAAAATAGGCTGAGAAACtaacaaataaaagaataaatgaagGGGCACGAAGAACAGTGGTAAGAAATCTCGCTTGCTCCCATCCCCATTCACTTTTTTCTCCAATCTGATCATTTGTTGATTCTTCATTAAAACTTTCCATGGTTTCTTAAAATTGAGTTCTTGAGACAGGAGT
This region of Eucalyptus grandis isolate ANBG69807.140 chromosome 8, ASM1654582v1, whole genome shotgun sequence genomic DNA includes:
- the LOC104417955 gene encoding TMV resistance protein N-like encodes the protein MVGQRAIKQICYHFTIETVQLCRSDGDLIEAVVFEVVVRLKTRQRKVTRDLVGMEDRIAAINGLLDIQSGGVRVIGIYGMGGIGKSTLAKIIYNQLCPRFGKNCSFLDGVRETAKTKGLIKLQEQLLSDISNSRVARNIDNIDYGINTIRETICNKKVLVVLDDVDEGNQIEYLIGIDSLYNGTRILVTTRDKSVIKIRGLKYEIVPYEMEVLSDKDALQLFSRHAFDADFPPDKLYDTSKDIISTTGGLPSALQAIEMDQRQIFLDIACFFIDKDKTNPVFAWKDCGFSPEYAIDVLINRCTIKVLDENKFWMHDQFRDLGRAIANQERSRLWASDDIIRELRSTEIKSSVQALDLTKLSKTDNNLTVTAEEIKRFPHLRLLWLHNITCQGDFTGCLSELKWISVFYPDKSSERHPRFEATNLHLENVVVGNFVGHGFTDDHVRGLIKWLTDLSIESCQSLGKLPEQIGELPNLQHLSLRNCDSLSELPNQFRN